In Nitrospirota bacterium, the sequence ACAGTGAGATCAAGGGAAGGGGGAGACAGAGTCGGGTCTCCCGTCCTCAGCATCTTTCCCCAGACTGTGAGCCTCCGCCACCATGCGCGCCCTCGTTGCATGGTCCATTGCCAGGGATCGCCATCGGCATTCGAGAATACGAGGATCTTCATCGGGGGCGAAAATAGCAGTGTAAACGTTGTCGGCATATCCCCAAGTGAGATGGGCTCCTGTTCTGCTTCGGCCGTGGGATCAATTTTTCGACGATTCACTGGAGGACGTTCGCGCAGTCGGTATGCAGTCATAAATTGATCGAGGTGTGAGGCCGACCAACTTTCGATTGGAATGCGGTGGAGTTCGACGCCCCGGCCCTTGATCAGGATGACGTTGGACGCGAGGTCAATGAACACATAGGTCTGTGGCCTGGACGCAAGCTTGATCTCTTCTTCTAACACGCGGGTGGCTTCTTGGAGCGCGACGGGATCGGTTCTGTCTACTGTAGGGGTTACGTCTGGTTCTACCGCCCAGCTTATCGTCGTAAGGGATAGGAAAATGGAGAGTCCTGCGCAGAGAAAAATCATAGGGGGACTGCGCCAGTGCGAGGACGGTTAGAAAATCAAGATCGGTGTGCCGACCTTGGCAAGCCGATACACACTTCTTAGATCGTCGTCGTTGAGTCGAATACAGCCATGCGTCACATTTTTCCCAAGGAGGCGGGTATAGAGCGTGCCATGGATAAAATAGCCCTTCCCGAATCCGAGGGCATATTCGCCGAGCACTCCAGATTCAAGACGGTCGGCTTGACTCTTGGGGACTTCGAGTCCTTCTTCAATAAAAGCCCAGTCGGGCTTCACCCAGACGGGGTTGGTCAATTTAGATTGTACGGTAAATTCTCCCCGAGGTGTATCGAAGATCCACTGTCCTTTTGAATCGCCAGGCTTATCGAGAATCGTGCCGCTGCCTGTGGAAGCCAATGCATCCAACAGCACCTGGTCACCCCGTTTGATATAGAGATGATTCCTGGCCGTATCGACGAGAATATAGGGTTGCGTCGGCATTAACTGGGTCAGCTGTTTGACGAGCGTCTTATAGCGCGCTTGGAGTGCCTGAGAACCAGCATGGTCGAACGCGGTGAGCTGAATGGTTACCGCATCCGACTGCGGCAAGCCGCTGCTCTGCACAAGGGTGACGAGGAAGAGGCTCATCACGACAGACCACAGAGACAGGAGGACGCGCTTCATGGATCCGCCTCAGGTTTCTTTTCTTTGCACACCGAGTATCTCTAAGGTTTGTGCCACAGAGTTCTGCTCATGTAAGGCTCCGACGATAGTCACCGGCGTTCCCTTCTCGACCCGATCAAAGAGGAGGACCATCTGCGGATTGTCGAGCATGACGCACCCCAGAGTTTGGGCCATCAATTCGTTCTCGACTCCGTGGATTTCGATTTGCCCCCCGATCGCTCGCGATGCCGGGATCTGTCCCGTCTTCTGTTCGATCCGGTAACGGCGTCGATCCTCTTCGTTGGGATAGTCGAGCACCAAGGCACGATAAAACTGAGTCTGCCCCTGTCCGCGCTTATTGCTGACCCGATACCGGCCTTCCGGGGTAGCACCGTCGCCCTGGTATCGTTTCTCTCGAATGCCATTAAATCCAAGGCGGACGGGATAGGATACCATTTTTTGCCCGTTTCTATAGAGGGTCAAGACTCGATCGGCCTTGTTCACCACAATAGCCGAGGCTCGATGGATGCGTGACCAGGTGATGGTGTCCTTGGCCATCTGCTGCCAGCCAACGATTTGATCCCGATTGGCATATCGCCCTAATTCATGACTCAACAAGACTGCTTGGGCAGCCAAATTCTGCGCAGCCCGGTCCGCTGCGTCCAGGGAGCGATCGTATTGCCCTTGCGCATAGAAGGCATGGGCCTGTTTCATGAGCAGATCGGTTTCGACAGGTTTTTGTCCCAGAACGAGCCGGCTATCAATGCCGCTGACCTGCAGGGTGATCATCCGTGACCGGTCCTCAACCTGCGCTATTTTGTTTTCAGCTGAATGGCGCAATGTTTCGCGCTCTTTTGTGAGGCGAGTAACCGTGTGGGCCCCTTCTTTTTGTAGCTGACGAAGAGCGATTTCTAAGTCATTGGGCTCCCAAGGCCATCGGATCAGATCTTCGTCGGCCTGAACCCGACTTTTTAGCGCCATCCATTGGTGCGCAAACTGAGCATAGTCGTTGGGCGAAAACTCAGCCGCCCGTAGTTGCATTAAGTCTCGATCAATATTTTCGACCGCCTCGATCGCGTCTTGGGGCACAGCCTCTACGCAGCCGGGAAGCGAACCGGCTAATGCCAGTGCTCCCCACCCCAAGACGATCGATGTTACTCGTAGACCGTAACCAGGCATTATGATCAGTCTATCCTATTTCTTCTTCGCCGCCGCGGGTTTTCCTTTTCCGATCTTGGCAAGCGCTGCCTCGATTTCGTGCGAGACAGCCTGACTCTTCTC encodes:
- a CDS encoding L,D-transpeptidase — encoded protein: MPGYGLRVTSIVLGWGALALAGSLPGCVEAVPQDAIEAVENIDRDLMQLRAAEFSPNDYAQFAHQWMALKSRVQADEDLIRWPWEPNDLEIALRQLQKEGAHTVTRLTKERETLRHSAENKIAQVEDRSRMITLQVSGIDSRLVLGQKPVETDLLMKQAHAFYAQGQYDRSLDAADRAAQNLAAQAVLLSHELGRYANRDQIVGWQQMAKDTITWSRIHRASAIVVNKADRVLTLYRNGQKMVSYPVRLGFNGIREKRYQGDGATPEGRYRVSNKRGQGQTQFYRALVLDYPNEEDRRRYRIEQKTGQIPASRAIGGQIEIHGVENELMAQTLGCVMLDNPQMVLLFDRVEKGTPVTIVGALHEQNSVAQTLEILGVQRKET
- a CDS encoding L,D-transpeptidase, translated to MKRVLLSLWSVVMSLFLVTLVQSSGLPQSDAVTIQLTAFDHAGSQALQARYKTLVKQLTQLMPTQPYILVDTARNHLYIKRGDQVLLDALASTGSGTILDKPGDSKGQWIFDTPRGEFTVQSKLTNPVWVKPDWAFIEEGLEVPKSQADRLESGVLGEYALGFGKGYFIHGTLYTRLLGKNVTHGCIRLNDDDLRSVYRLAKVGTPILIF